CCGTCTGGTCGGCCTGGATCAAGTAGCGGCGCCTCGATCGGCGCATCGATGGCAGCCGCCGGCCTTGCGGCGGCTGCACGGACGAGAAGCGGGCGCCTGCGCCCGCGCCCTTCACCATCGCGGACACCATGCCTGAAACCGACGCGCCTGCAGCAGCGGCCAAACTCGTCTGCCGGTCGGTCTGGAAGTTCTTCGGCCCGGATGCCGACCGGCTGGGCAGGGCGGCCGACGCCGGCACCCTGCGACCCGAGGAACTCGCCGGCACCACCGCCGTCGCGGCCGTGCGCGACGTCTCGCTGTCGGTGCGCGAGGGCGAGTGCTTCGTCATCATGGGCCTGTCGGGCTCGGGCAAGTCGACGCTGGTGCGCTGCATGTCGCGCCTGGTCGAGCCGAGCGCGGGCGAGATCCTCTTCGACGGCGAGAACCTTCTGGCGGCGAGCGAGAAGCGGATGATCGAGATCCGCCGCCGCCACATGGGCATGGTGTTCCAGAACTTCGCGCTGCTGCCGCACTTGACCGTGCTCGGCAACGTCGCCTTTCCGCTGGAAGTGCAGGGGGTGGGACGCGCGAAGCGCGAAGCGCGGGCGATGGAGATGATCGCGCTGGTCGGGCTCGCCGGCCGCGAGCACTTCTTCCCGCGCGAACTCTCCGGCGGCCAGCAGCAGCGCGTCGGCATCGCCCGCTCGCTGGCCGTCGAGCCGGACCTCTGGTTCCTCGACGAGCCGTTCTCGGCGCTCGACCCGCTTATCCGCCGCGAGATGCAGGACGAGTTCATGCGGCTGCAGTCGGTGCTGAAGAAGACCATCGTCTTCATCACCCATGATTTCGACGAGGCGATCCGCCTTGGCGACCGCATCGCCATCATGAAGGACGGGGCGGTGGTGCAGGTCGGCACGCCCGACGAGATCGTGCTCGCGCCGGCAACGGATTACGTCTCGGAGTTCACGCGCAACGTCACCCGCGCCAAGGTGGTGAAGGTGGCCGCCCTGCTGACGCCCGCCGACGCGGCGACCGCCGGCGCTGTGGCCGGCGAGGTCTCCGACCGTGCCACCGTGGCCGAGGCGGCGCCGCTGTTCGGCGACACTGGCACGCATCTCCTCGTGCGCGGCCGGGACGGCGCGGTCGCGGGCGTGCTCGAGCGCGAGCGCGTCGCCGCCATGATGATGCGGGGCTGAGCCATGGCCGCGATCGGTCCGGCCGAGACGGCGCGTACGGGGTGGCCGGCGGCGCCGTCGCGCGGGCTCGTGGTGTGGGTCGTCGCGCTCTGCGCCTTCGCGCTGCTGTGGGCCGGCGCCGGTGCGCTGGTTCCCTGGGCGCAGGAATGGCCGCGCGCCTGGACCCCGCGCTTCGCCGCCTCGATCACCGCCTTCATGCGCTGGCTGGTCGACGACGCGCATTTCGGCCTCTTCACCTTCACGGAATTCACGCGGTTCCTGTCGGCCATGGTCGAGGCGCCCTATCGATTCGTGCTCGCCATCCTCTCGACGGGCCTTCTGTCGGGGCAGGGCTCGCAGGCCGTGCAGATCGCGCCGCCCGTCTCCTGGGCCGGCGTCATCGGCGTCTTCGTGATCGCCGCGCATGCGGCGGGCGGACGCCGGCTGGCGCTGCTCGCCGTCGCCTGCCTCGGCTTCATCCTCGTCTTCGGCCAGTGGGACAGCGCCATGGTGACGCTGGCCTCGATCGTCGTGGCGGTGCCGGCGGGTGCCGCTGGCGGGCTGCTGCTCGGGCTCGCCGCCTATCGCTGGCCGTCCTTCGAGCGGGCGATCTCGCCGGTGCTCGACCTGATGCAGACCATCCCGATCTTTGCCTATCTGGTGCCGATCCTGTTCCTGTTCGGGTTCGGACCGGTGGCGGCGATCCTCGCGACCATCATCTACGCCATGCCGCCGATGACCCGCATCGCGGTCGTCGCGCTGCGCGCCGTGGCGCCCGAGATCCGCGACCTCGGCCGCATGACCGGCTGCACGCCGCGCCAGATGACCTGGCGCGTCATGGTGCCGGCGGCGATGCCGGGGCTGATGGTCGGCGTCAACCAGGTGATCATGCTGTCGCTCAACATGGTCATCATCGCCTCGATGATCGGCGCCGGCGGCCTCGGTTTCGACGTGTTGTCGGCGCTGCGCCGGCTCGACTTCGGCGCCGGGCTGGAGGCGGGTGTGGCGATCGTGGCGCTCGCCGTCCTGCTCGACCGCACCTCGCAGGCCTTCGCCCGGCAGACCGTGCAGCGCGCCCATGCCGAGGGTGCCGGGCTCGTCGCGCGCCATCAGCATCTCGTCGCGGCAGCTCTGGTGCTGGTCGCGAGCGTCCTCGCCGGCCTCGTCGTGTCTCCGCTCGCCCGGTGGCCGCAGGCCTGGGAACTGTCGACCGGCACCTTCTGGTCGGAACTGGTGCGCTGGATCAACGTCAACTTCTTCGACCAGCTCGAGGCGGTGAAGAACGCGCTGCTGCTCAACGTGCTGATCCCCTTCAAGCGCTTCCTGCTCGGCCTGCCCTGGCTGGGGGTCGCGCTGCTCGCCGGCGTCGCCGGATGGGCGCTTTCGGGATTCCGCCTCGCGCTTCTCGCGGTGGTCCTCTCCACGCTGATCGCCGTGTCCGGCCTCTGGGAGGAGGCGATGACGACCGTCTATCTCTGCGGCATCTCGGTGGTCTTCGCGCTGATGATCGGCGTGCCGGTCGGCGTCTGGTCGGCCGATCGTCCGAGGGTCTGGCGCATCGTGCAGGGCGTCATCGACACGCTGCAGACGCTGCCGTCTTTCGTCTACCTGATGCCCGTGGTGATGCTGTTTCGCGTCGGCGACTTCACCGCCATGATCGCCATCGTCGCCTATGCGCTGGCGCCCGCCATCCGCTACACCGCGCACGGGCTGCAGCAGGTCGATCCCCGGCTGATCGAGGCCGGACGCGCGGCCGGCTGCACGCCGTTCCAGCTGCTGGTCAAGATCAGGCTGAAGCTCGCGCTGCCGGAGATCATGCTCGGCGTCAACCAGACCATCATGCTGGCGCTGTCGATGCTGGTCATCACCGCGCTCGTCGGCACCCGCGACCTCGGCCAGGAGGTGTATATCGCGCTGACCAAGGCCGACACCGGCCGCGGCATCGTCGCGGGTCTCGCGGTCGCCTTCATCGCCATCATCGCCGACCGGCTGATCGCAGCGGGCGCTGCCCGCGCCCGCGCCAGGCTCGGCCTGTCGGGGCAGGAAGTTTCGTGATGGCCGACGATCTCGCCCGCATCCGCGCGCTGCCGCTCTGGCGCGGCACGGTGGAGCCGCAGCCGCTGCACGGCGGCCTGTCCAACCAGAGCTATACGGTGGAAGACGCGGGAGAAAAATACGTCGTGCGGCTCGGCCGCGACTACGTCTTCCACCACGTCATCCGCGAGCGCGAACTGATGACGGCGCGCGCCGCCCATGCCGGCGGTTTCGCGCCGGAGGTGGTGCATGCGCAGCCCGGCCTGACCGTGTCGCGCTTCATCGCCGGCAAGCCCTTCTCCGAGGCCGACATGCGGGCGAAGATCCCGGACGTCGCCGCCATGGTCCGGCGCTTCCACGACGAGATGCCGCGCCACGTCTCCGGCCCGGGCTTCATCTTCTGGCCGTTCCACGTCATCCGCGACTATGCGCTGACGCTTTCGGCCGGCGGCAGCGCCTTCGCGCGCGAGCTGCCGGGCTGGCTGGCGCTGGCGGACGAACTGGAGGCCGCGCAGGAGGCGCTGCCGATCGCCTTCGGCCATCACGACTTCCTCCCGGCCAACATCATCGACGACGGCGACCGCCTGTGGATGATCGACTTCGAATATGCCGGTTTCGGCACGGCGATGTTCGACCTCGCCGGCATCGCCTCCAACGCGGAATTCTCTTCAGACGAGTCCGAGGCGCTGCTCGGCCATTATTTCGATCGGTCGCCATCGGCCGCGATCATCCGCGCGCATGCGGCCATGCAGTGCGCCTCGCTGCTGCGCGAGGCGATGTGGGGCATGGTCTCGGCGCTCCATCTCGACAATCCGGGCATCGACTACGCCGCCTATGCCCGGATGAACCTCGAGCGGCTGGCGGCAGCGCTCGACGCCTACAGAACCCAGTTCGGAAAAGAGACCTGACATGGCGCTTCCCAGCCACGCGGAGATCGTCGTCATCGGCGGCGGCATCATCGGATGCTCGACGGCCTATCATCTGGCGCGCGACCACAAGGCCGACGTGCTCCTGATCGAGCAGGGCAAGCTCACCTCCGGCTCGACATGGCACGCGGCCGGGCTGGTCGGCCAGCTGCGCTCCTCCGCATCGATCACCCAGCTGCTGAAATACTCCGTCGACCTCTACAAGCAGCTCGCCGCCGAGACCGGGCTGGAGACCGGCTGGAAGATGACCGGCTGCCTGAGGCTCGCCACCAGCCAGGACCGCTGGACGGAGTTCCGGCGGCTCGCCACCACCGCGCAGAGCTTCGGCATGGAGATGCACCTCGTCTCACCCGAGGAAGTGAAGCGCATGTGGCCGCTGATGGAGGTGTCGGACCTCGTCGGCGCGAGCTGGCTGCCGACCGACGGCCAGGCGAGCCCCTCCGACATCGCCCAGTCGCTCGCCAAGGGCGCTCGCATGCACGGGGCAAGGATCGTCGAGGGCGTCCGCGTCACCGGTTTCGACATCGACGACGGCCGCATCACGGCGGTGCATACGACGCAGGGCGTCGTCGAATGCGACAAGGTGGTCAATTGCGGCGGCCAGTGGGCGCGCCAGATCGGCGCCCTGGCGGGGATCGAGGTGCCGCTGCAGCCGGTCAAGCATCAATACGTCATCACCGAGCGGATCGAGGGCCTGTCGTCCGACGCGCCGACCATCCGCGATCCCGACCGGCGGACCTATTTCAAGGAGGAGGTCGGCGGCGTCGTCATGGGCGGCTACGAGCCGAATCCGCAGGCCTGGACATTGGGCGACGTGCCCGACGATTTCCAGTTTCAGCTCTTCCCCGACGACTGGGAGCATTTCGAGCAGCACATGGAACAGGCCGTCGCCCGCATCCCGGCACTCGCCGAGGCCGGCGTCAAGCAGATGATCAACGGCCCGGAGAGCTTCACCCCCGACGGCAACTTCATCCTCGGCCGCGCGCCGGAATGTTCGAACATGTATGTCGGCGCGGGCTTCAACGCCTTCGGCATCGCGTCGGGCGGCGGGGCGGGCTGGGCATTGGCGGCCTGGGTGGCGCGCGGCGAGGCACCGCTCGACCTCTGGGTCGTCGACATCAACCGCTTCTCCGACCTGCACCGCGACCGCCGGTGGGTCTGCGACCGCACGCTCGAAGCCTATGGCAAGCACTACACAGTAGCCTTCCCGCACGAGGAGTACGACAGCGGCCGGCCGCGCCTCGTCTCGCCGCTCTACGACCGGCTGAAGGCCCGTCGTGCCGTCTTCGGCTCCAAGCTCGGCTGGGAGCGGCCGAACTGGTTCGCGCCGGACGGCGTGGAGCCGAAGGACGTCTACTCCATGGGCCGGCAGAACTGGTTCGCCCCCGTGGGCGAGGAGCACCGGCTGGTGCGAGAGGCCGTCGGCGTCTTCGACCAGTCCTCCTTTGCCAAATTCGAACTGAGGGGCAGCGATGCGGCGGCGGCGCTCGAGGCGATCTGCTCCAACCGCGTCGCGCGGGAGCCGGGCCGGCTCACCTATACGCAGATGCTCAA
The nucleotide sequence above comes from Aquibium microcysteis. Encoded proteins:
- a CDS encoding ABC transporter permease, with the translated sequence MAAIGPAETARTGWPAAPSRGLVVWVVALCAFALLWAGAGALVPWAQEWPRAWTPRFAASITAFMRWLVDDAHFGLFTFTEFTRFLSAMVEAPYRFVLAILSTGLLSGQGSQAVQIAPPVSWAGVIGVFVIAAHAAGGRRLALLAVACLGFILVFGQWDSAMVTLASIVVAVPAGAAGGLLLGLAAYRWPSFERAISPVLDLMQTIPIFAYLVPILFLFGFGPVAAILATIIYAMPPMTRIAVVALRAVAPEIRDLGRMTGCTPRQMTWRVMVPAAMPGLMVGVNQVIMLSLNMVIIASMIGAGGLGFDVLSALRRLDFGAGLEAGVAIVALAVLLDRTSQAFARQTVQRAHAEGAGLVARHQHLVAAALVLVASVLAGLVVSPLARWPQAWELSTGTFWSELVRWINVNFFDQLEAVKNALLLNVLIPFKRFLLGLPWLGVALLAGVAGWALSGFRLALLAVVLSTLIAVSGLWEEAMTTVYLCGISVVFALMIGVPVGVWSADRPRVWRIVQGVIDTLQTLPSFVYLMPVVMLFRVGDFTAMIAIVAYALAPAIRYTAHGLQQVDPRLIEAGRAAGCTPFQLLVKIRLKLALPEIMLGVNQTIMLALSMLVITALVGTRDLGQEVYIALTKADTGRGIVAGLAVAFIAIIADRLIAAGAARARARLGLSGQEVS
- a CDS encoding GcvT family protein — protein: MALPSHAEIVVIGGGIIGCSTAYHLARDHKADVLLIEQGKLTSGSTWHAAGLVGQLRSSASITQLLKYSVDLYKQLAAETGLETGWKMTGCLRLATSQDRWTEFRRLATTAQSFGMEMHLVSPEEVKRMWPLMEVSDLVGASWLPTDGQASPSDIAQSLAKGARMHGARIVEGVRVTGFDIDDGRITAVHTTQGVVECDKVVNCGGQWARQIGALAGIEVPLQPVKHQYVITERIEGLSSDAPTIRDPDRRTYFKEEVGGVVMGGYEPNPQAWTLGDVPDDFQFQLFPDDWEHFEQHMEQAVARIPALAEAGVKQMINGPESFTPDGNFILGRAPECSNMYVGAGFNAFGIASGGGAGWALAAWVARGEAPLDLWVVDINRFSDLHRDRRWVCDRTLEAYGKHYTVAFPHEEYDSGRPRLVSPLYDRLKARRAVFGSKLGWERPNWFAPDGVEPKDVYSMGRQNWFAPVGEEHRLVREAVGVFDQSSFAKFELRGSDAAAALEAICSNRVAREPGRLTYTQMLNSRGGIECDLTVARLADDLFYIVTGTGFRTHDGGWIADHLPAGGDVALIDVTEDYGTLSLMGPRARDVLEKVTGADVSNAAFPFGHVRVIDIAGQPVRALRVTYVGELGWELHAPLAGLGAVFDALMEAGAPFGIAPVGYRALESLRLEKGYRAWGSDITPNDTPFEAGLGWAVKLKSNLDFVGREAVAKVAAAPLKKRLMTFTVDDPSVVLLGRETILRDGDFGGYLSSGGYGYTIGKPIGLGYVRRSQGVSDEWLAAGRYELVVAKERVKASLHMGPLYDPEAARVKG
- a CDS encoding quaternary amine ABC transporter ATP-binding protein, whose translation is MPETDAPAAAAKLVCRSVWKFFGPDADRLGRAADAGTLRPEELAGTTAVAAVRDVSLSVREGECFVIMGLSGSGKSTLVRCMSRLVEPSAGEILFDGENLLAASEKRMIEIRRRHMGMVFQNFALLPHLTVLGNVAFPLEVQGVGRAKREARAMEMIALVGLAGREHFFPRELSGGQQQRVGIARSLAVEPDLWFLDEPFSALDPLIRREMQDEFMRLQSVLKKTIVFITHDFDEAIRLGDRIAIMKDGAVVQVGTPDEIVLAPATDYVSEFTRNVTRAKVVKVAALLTPADAATAGAVAGEVSDRATVAEAAPLFGDTGTHLLVRGRDGAVAGVLERERVAAMMMRG
- a CDS encoding phosphotransferase, with translation MADDLARIRALPLWRGTVEPQPLHGGLSNQSYTVEDAGEKYVVRLGRDYVFHHVIRERELMTARAAHAGGFAPEVVHAQPGLTVSRFIAGKPFSEADMRAKIPDVAAMVRRFHDEMPRHVSGPGFIFWPFHVIRDYALTLSAGGSAFARELPGWLALADELEAAQEALPIAFGHHDFLPANIIDDGDRLWMIDFEYAGFGTAMFDLAGIASNAEFSSDESEALLGHYFDRSPSAAIIRAHAAMQCASLLREAMWGMVSALHLDNPGIDYAAYARMNLERLAAALDAYRTQFGKET